Proteins encoded together in one Caldicellulosiruptor saccharolyticus DSM 8903 window:
- a CDS encoding Rpn family recombination-promoting nuclease/putative transposase, whose amino-acid sequence MSKKRRSKDVGFKKIFTNKTNIHWFITEFLGNFLPCKIGLDDIEMLATESINSQWKARRSDVVYKIKYKDAFVCILLEFQNTKEELFHCRIYEYVLLIQKKYAIEDLLPVVIPVVLYTGQERWTPTTSFEKGILYWKDFEQFAQKFNFIFIDIKEIDDEKLLNGSNLLSAALYIDKVSENPIEVAERLEYLSKHIKFSEEQKEEFCEWLYHVVLKGYGFTDMEVDEFVFKSDFLRLGVNEMFLNTAEKIREGLKKELAKEREVAIKEGIQQGIQQGKEQALIEVAQRMIAEGAEDSFITKVTGLSIEKVQELRNNLK is encoded by the coding sequence ATGAGTAAAAAAAGACGCTCTAAGGATGTGGGTTTTAAGAAAATTTTCACAAACAAAACTAATATCCACTGGTTTATAACTGAGTTTTTAGGTAACTTTCTACCCTGTAAAATCGGACTTGATGATATTGAAATGCTTGCAACAGAATCAATTAACAGTCAGTGGAAAGCACGCAGGTCAGATGTGGTATACAAAATAAAGTACAAAGACGCTTTTGTCTGCATACTTTTAGAGTTTCAAAACACAAAAGAAGAGCTGTTCCACTGCAGAATATATGAATATGTGCTGCTGATACAGAAAAAATATGCTATTGAAGACCTTCTTCCAGTAGTAATACCTGTTGTATTGTACACTGGACAGGAAAGGTGGACACCTACAACATCTTTTGAAAAAGGTATTCTCTACTGGAAGGATTTTGAGCAGTTTGCACAAAAGTTCAATTTCATATTCATTGACATCAAAGAAATAGATGACGAAAAACTACTAAATGGTTCTAATCTGTTATCGGCAGCGCTGTATATTGACAAAGTATCAGAAAATCCAATCGAAGTTGCTGAAAGGCTAGAATATTTAAGCAAACACATTAAGTTTTCTGAAGAACAAAAGGAAGAGTTTTGTGAATGGTTGTACCACGTGGTGTTAAAGGGATACGGTTTTACTGATATGGAAGTAGACGAATTTGTGTTCAAGTCCGATTTTCTGAGATTGGGGGTGAATGAAATGTTTCTCAACACTGCAGAAAAGATAAGAGAAGGACTGAAAAAGGAATTAGCAAAAGAAAGAGAAGTTGCTATCAAAGAAGGTATTCAACAAGGTATTCAACAAGGCAAAGAACAAGCTCTTATAGAAGTAGCTCAGAGAATGATTGCAGAAGGTGCTGAAGATTCTTTCATAACAAAAGTCACAGGACTCAGTATTGAAAAAGTCCAGGAACTTCGAAATAACCTCAAATAG
- a CDS encoding S1 RNA-binding domain-containing protein yields the protein MKQTQKDEVRRLLQKSYNYKTILTGQLAGKKKIGDKTYGVVLYQGIRCLLPAEEVDLSTETVNDKIGALLGATIEFVVTDIQKDNVFISRKVAKQLRRIEFENNVKEGQIINGRVIGVSPKNVYVDAFGYEFGLTAKDVDYKWIHDMRERFKVGDSVKAKVISKNPPQISIKEALTTPWEKDPDRYKVGEQYVGKVVAVANLGIFVDLIEDGRQVLCPPMGLKTPVIGSVVVVLIKDINKEQKKMWGDIVRIISEPRI from the coding sequence ATGAAGCAGACACAAAAAGATGAGGTAAGACGGCTTTTGCAAAAGTCCTACAATTACAAAACAATTTTAACAGGGCAGCTTGCCGGCAAAAAGAAGATAGGCGACAAAACATACGGAGTTGTACTGTATCAGGGAATAAGGTGTCTTCTGCCAGCAGAAGAAGTTGACCTGTCGACAGAAACTGTAAATGACAAGATTGGAGCTTTGCTTGGTGCAACAATTGAGTTTGTTGTAACAGACATTCAAAAAGACAATGTGTTCATCTCACGAAAAGTCGCAAAACAGCTAAGAAGAATTGAATTTGAAAACAATGTAAAAGAAGGACAGATTATCAATGGCAGAGTAATTGGTGTGTCACCCAAAAACGTGTATGTAGATGCTTTTGGATACGAATTTGGGCTTACTGCAAAGGATGTCGATTACAAATGGATACACGACATGAGAGAAAGATTTAAGGTGGGCGACAGCGTAAAAGCAAAAGTTATATCCAAAAACCCACCTCAGATAAGCATAAAAGAAGCTCTCACAACACCATGGGAAAAAGATCCGGACAGATACAAAGTGGGAGAACAATACGTAGGGAAAGTCGTAGCGGTCGCAAACCTTGGAATTTTTGTTGACCTGATAGAAGACGGTCGGCAAGTGCTCTGTCCCCCCATGGGTCTCAAAACACCTGTGATTGGCTCTGTCGTTGTTGTGCTTATAAAAGATATAAACAAAGAACAGAAAAAGATGTGGGGAGATATTGTGAGGATAATAAGCGAGCCAAGGATATAA
- a CDS encoding HU family DNA-binding protein produces MSKEELVKSIAEKSGLTKKDSERALNVLLECIQEALSKGDKVQLVGFGTFEVKERAERKGRNPQTGEEILIPATVVPIFKAGKGLKEAVSSPAKS; encoded by the coding sequence ATGTCAAAAGAAGAATTAGTAAAATCAATAGCTGAAAAAAGCGGTCTTACCAAGAAAGATTCTGAAAGAGCTTTGAACGTTTTGCTTGAGTGCATTCAAGAGGCTCTTTCAAAAGGTGACAAAGTGCAGCTTGTTGGCTTTGGTACATTCGAAGTAAAAGAAAGAGCTGAAAGGAAAGGAAGGAATCCTCAAACAGGTGAAGAAATTCTTATACCTGCAACAGTAGTTCCGATTTTCAAAGCAGGAAAAGGTTTGAAAGAGGCTGTGTCTAGCCCAGCTAAAAGCTAA
- a CDS encoding VirD4-like conjugal transfer protein, CD1115 family, producing the protein MKKKLLGIAIAVALFYLLTGYIIGMLTELLKINQESFFFSPEKAPQIKIETDPVKALQNVFANPDIKKAWLGFTTFLLLAGALLLLPYKERIKALFGSQAPKDPRGTYGTSDWMTEKEARKVFGFNKPGIILGKVSNELVTLPFDARYNKHIMVLGATGAGKSRTFIIPNVIALAEAGHSMVITDPSGEILEHTYKYLLKKGYFVKALNLVDFKLSDPWNPLDSIEDEEDAQVFADIVIKNTETGRRGGDPFWDRAELNLLKALVLYVKEFLPPEKQNMAKVYDLLASKDPAMIVKLFENIPDNKAAKMAYNLYSQVNEKVKSGVVMGLGTRLQLFQNKLVRCMTQHSEIDLLSPKLKKTAYFCIIPDQHSAYSFMSSLFFSFLFIKLVKLNDTTTDKTIKNRHVYFLLDEFCNIGEIPDFTKKISTIRKRNLHCQIVIQSIPQIEDRYPGGQWKEIIGNCDTFLCLGVNDPDTARYVSELLGIKSIQTRSTSHPGDFNAIFETERITQSVGKRLLLNPDEVKKFDAKKNIVILRGKNPFITEKIFFDEMKQAKELEPVAIASYKPNQEMLQQIEVYEHQTEEVKEKDLKEQTATQETKALPEEQETDSELW; encoded by the coding sequence GTGAAGAAGAAGTTGCTTGGAATTGCCATAGCAGTAGCTTTATTTTATCTTCTCACAGGCTACATCATAGGAATGCTAACAGAGCTTTTGAAGATAAACCAGGAAAGCTTTTTCTTCTCACCAGAAAAGGCACCGCAAATCAAAATAGAAACAGACCCTGTAAAAGCTTTGCAAAATGTATTTGCAAACCCTGATATCAAAAAAGCATGGCTTGGCTTTACAACTTTTTTACTACTGGCAGGAGCTCTTTTGCTGCTTCCTTACAAAGAAAGAATAAAAGCGCTGTTTGGCAGTCAGGCACCAAAAGACCCCAGAGGAACATACGGGACATCAGATTGGATGACAGAAAAAGAAGCAAGAAAGGTTTTCGGTTTTAATAAACCGGGAATAATTCTTGGCAAAGTCTCAAATGAGCTTGTAACTTTGCCATTTGACGCAAGGTATAACAAGCACATAATGGTACTTGGCGCAACAGGTGCAGGGAAATCAAGAACGTTCATAATACCAAATGTGATAGCTTTAGCTGAAGCAGGACACAGCATGGTAATCACAGACCCATCAGGCGAAATACTTGAACACACATATAAGTACCTTCTGAAAAAAGGCTACTTTGTAAAAGCACTCAATCTTGTGGATTTTAAGCTCTCAGACCCATGGAACCCGCTTGACTCAATTGAAGATGAAGAAGATGCGCAGGTTTTTGCGGATATTGTGATAAAGAACACAGAAACAGGCAGAAGAGGTGGAGATCCTTTCTGGGACAGAGCAGAACTGAATCTTTTAAAAGCACTTGTACTTTACGTAAAAGAATTTCTTCCACCAGAAAAACAGAACATGGCAAAGGTTTATGACCTTCTTGCATCAAAAGACCCTGCAATGATTGTAAAGCTGTTTGAAAACATACCAGATAACAAAGCTGCAAAAATGGCATACAATTTGTATTCGCAAGTAAACGAAAAAGTAAAATCAGGCGTTGTAATGGGACTTGGAACAAGACTTCAGCTTTTTCAGAACAAGCTTGTAAGATGTATGACACAGCACAGTGAAATAGATTTGCTCTCCCCAAAACTCAAAAAAACTGCATACTTTTGTATCATCCCTGACCAGCACTCGGCATACAGCTTTATGAGCTCTCTTTTCTTTAGCTTTTTGTTTATAAAACTTGTAAAGCTCAATGATACAACTACTGATAAAACCATAAAAAACAGACACGTATACTTTCTTTTGGATGAGTTTTGCAACATTGGTGAAATACCTGACTTTACCAAGAAAATCTCGACGATACGAAAACGAAACCTGCACTGTCAGATAGTTATACAAAGTATTCCACAAATTGAAGACAGATACCCCGGAGGACAGTGGAAAGAGATAATAGGCAACTGTGACACTTTTCTGTGTCTTGGTGTTAATGACCCTGACACAGCAAGATATGTATCAGAGCTTTTAGGTATAAAAAGTATACAAACAAGAAGCACATCACATCCCGGCGACTTTAATGCAATATTCGAAACAGAAAGAATAACACAATCGGTAGGAAAAAGGCTTCTTTTGAACCCTGATGAGGTAAAGAAGTTCGATGCAAAGAAAAACATCGTAATCTTGAGAGGCAAAAACCCGTTTATCACTGAAAAGATATTCTTTGACGAAATGAAACAGGCAAAAGAGCTTGAACCAGTAGCTATCGCGAGCTACAAACCGAACCAAGAGATGCTACAACAAATAGAGGTGTATGAACATCAAACAGAAGAAGTGAAAGAAAAAGACTTGAAAGAACAAACTGCTACCCAAGAAACAAAAGCCCTGCCAGAAGAACAAGAAACAGACAGCGAGCTTTGGTAG
- a CDS encoding ParM/StbA family protein, which translates to MKCGIDVGFGFTKAASEKGKKVVFPSAVAKTFMTDVGLKPTSDYFVTYMNQTYAVGRAATQCLITETSFSEERFSTDFSKLLVLTALMALECDREVELGLGLPLMLYPKLKEKVKDYFEFSEEIIINSNGIAHSYHITRCEVFPQGVGALFSISSPVEDGIYCILDVGFRTTDVIVVEIRNRNINPLLDMCFTVDKGMSLAIERLGLMIERKYGVSYDTSLLFDIHERSHISVRGRKIDIEAHKKEVFTAIADDIVQSISRRLQRGFDTFDAVLVAGGGAFNVASVLQKEFENVYVLDDSQFANAKGYLTLLNLGV; encoded by the coding sequence ATGAAGTGTGGAATTGACGTTGGTTTTGGTTTTACTAAAGCTGCAAGTGAAAAAGGTAAAAAGGTGGTTTTTCCTTCTGCAGTAGCAAAAACTTTCATGACAGATGTTGGACTGAAACCCACAAGTGATTACTTTGTAACTTACATGAACCAAACATATGCAGTCGGAAGAGCAGCAACACAGTGTCTGATAACAGAAACAAGCTTTTCAGAAGAAAGGTTTTCTACAGATTTTTCAAAATTGCTTGTTCTGACAGCACTTATGGCACTTGAATGTGACAGAGAAGTAGAACTTGGTCTTGGTCTTCCGCTGATGCTTTATCCTAAACTGAAAGAAAAGGTAAAAGACTACTTCGAGTTTTCAGAGGAAATAATCATTAATAGCAATGGTATAGCTCACAGCTATCACATTACAAGATGTGAGGTATTCCCACAAGGTGTTGGAGCTCTATTTTCAATTTCCTCACCAGTAGAAGACGGAATATATTGCATTTTAGATGTTGGCTTTAGGACAACAGATGTAATTGTGGTTGAAATCAGAAATAGAAATATAAATCCATTGCTTGATATGTGCTTCACGGTTGACAAGGGAATGTCACTTGCAATTGAAAGACTTGGACTTATGATAGAAAGAAAATATGGTGTAAGCTATGATACAAGTCTGCTTTTTGATATTCATGAGCGTTCACATATATCTGTTCGTGGCAGAAAGATAGATATTGAAGCACATAAAAAAGAAGTCTTCACGGCTATAGCAGACGATATAGTACAGTCTATTTCAAGAAGACTGCAGCGAGGTTTTGATACATTTGACGCAGTACTCGTAGCAGGCGGTGGAGCTTTTAATGTTGCCTCTGTCCTCCAGAAAGAATTCGAAAATGTCTATGTGCTTGATGACTCTCAGTTTGCTAATGCAAAAGGATATTTAACATTGCTAAACCTTGGAGTGTAA
- a CDS encoding DUF6710 family protein — MFVVAPRREFGFAIDFVKGAIEDEEKQENKLKILSFIEELIKEDLQSDMLTKIIYNPNQYLNRTSWFPLSYLPYDVSQVPIIIKIDLSTTCVIAYPWNRERYKKMIKTLSKEDFKYHKANHIAEYYIPLDICFVTNGHHSIAAGCGYKKGWIEAKEIDITPLFEKIYTDGQNWYESATGKLIFDVSDFRIAILFEIARLKYELQKNFSSK, encoded by the coding sequence ATTTTTGTTGTTGCCCCCAGAAGAGAGTTTGGTTTTGCGATTGACTTTGTTAAAGGAGCAATTGAAGATGAGGAAAAACAGGAGAATAAATTGAAGATTTTATCGTTTATCGAAGAATTAATCAAAGAAGATCTCCAAAGTGATATGCTAACAAAGATAATTTATAATCCCAATCAGTACCTTAATAGAACATCATGGTTTCCTTTGAGCTATCTTCCATACGATGTAAGTCAAGTACCGATTATTATTAAGATTGACCTTTCAACCACATGCGTAATTGCTTATCCATGGAATAGGGAAAGGTATAAAAAGATGATAAAAACTCTCAGTAAAGAAGATTTTAAATACCATAAAGCAAATCATATTGCTGAATATTATATTCCACTAGATATTTGCTTTGTTACAAACGGTCATCACTCAATTGCAGCTGGCTGTGGCTATAAAAAAGGCTGGATAGAAGCAAAAGAGATAGATATAACCCCGCTATTTGAGAAAATTTATACAGATGGGCAAAACTGGTATGAGTCTGCCACAGGCAAACTAATATTTGATGTTTCAGATTTTAGAATAGCTATTTTGTTTGAAATTGCAAGACTGAAATACGAGCTGCAAAAGAATTTTAGTTCCAAATGA
- a CDS encoding ParB N-terminal domain-containing protein, producing the protein MSNECNVKIIDVSDIPEFPTDLGSRCLLLTKLGLNPYFNTEEEILEALEMTAADPKYLEICLKSSRCQGFYEQFKEGKTPFFEQDKIKVAEYRGRYWVTEGKHRVCMAKRLGVEKIQAVVTQLKEDIYSRLPCAGQAGRYKFHFIMEDDKQKCKCKGEIALLWVGKLKQECIYIDPYLPTPLHWMYDTDGKWIELTDGVKVKVETVSWEVKRLFSRRKIIKEIKSEVIISPDHRKTRIWLFSVKPKYKDSNIFTTPLNKLELKTLYRFGCWRRKYENRISRITL; encoded by the coding sequence ATGTCGAACGAATGCAACGTAAAAATAATAGATGTATCTGATATTCCAGAATTTCCGACTGACCTTGGCTCAAGATGTTTGCTTCTTACAAAACTTGGGCTTAACCCATACTTCAACACAGAAGAAGAGATTTTAGAGGCTTTAGAAATGACGGCAGCTGACCCGAAATATTTAGAAATTTGCCTCAAATCAAGCAGATGTCAAGGGTTTTATGAACAGTTCAAAGAAGGCAAAACACCATTTTTTGAACAGGACAAAATAAAAGTGGCAGAGTACAGGGGAAGATATTGGGTAACTGAAGGCAAACACAGAGTTTGTATGGCAAAGAGGCTTGGTGTAGAAAAGATACAAGCTGTAGTAACTCAGTTAAAAGAAGATATTTACAGTCGTTTGCCTTGCGCAGGTCAAGCAGGTAGATATAAATTTCACTTCATTATGGAAGATGATAAACAAAAGTGCAAATGCAAAGGCGAAATAGCTCTTTTATGGGTAGGGAAGCTCAAGCAAGAATGTATATACATTGACCCATACCTGCCTACTCCTTTGCATTGGATGTATGATACAGATGGGAAATGGATTGAATTAACAGACGGAGTAAAAGTAAAAGTAGAAACCGTTTCTTGGGAAGTAAAAAGGTTATTCAGTAGAAGAAAAATTATAAAAGAGATTAAATCTGAAGTTATCATCAGCCCAGACCATAGAAAAACAAGAATATGGTTATTTTCTGTAAAACCAAAGTATAAAGATTCCAATATATTCACCACTCCTTTAAACAAACTGGAACTTAAAACACTGTATCGATTTGGTTGCTGGCGGAGAAAGTATGAAAACAGAATAAGTAGAATAACTCTATAG
- a CDS encoding DNA adenine methylase produces MRKTYSPLRYPGGKAFLSDFIKKVLIENNLINCIYAEPYAGGGGLALSLLYEKMVKKILLNDIDPAIFSLWYSMLYFTEQLCGKIRKCKVDINTYIDTKKKFKTVHNVLELGFATLFLNRVNRSGILKAGPIGGYKQEGKYKIDCRFNKEKIIQSILKIAEQREKIEIFNLDALHFLKDIKQNFSPDEIFIFLDPPYYQKGNELYMNFYKHEDHQFLCEFLTTEFRDYKWILTYDNSPQIMEMYKNKAPFELINVRYSANKSRNAIELLFYNNIVLPTNNKRSA; encoded by the coding sequence ATGCGAAAAACATATTCACCTTTACGATATCCTGGAGGAAAAGCTTTTTTAAGTGATTTTATAAAAAAAGTACTGATAGAAAACAACCTTATAAATTGCATATATGCTGAACCATATGCAGGTGGCGGTGGTCTTGCTCTTTCTCTTCTGTACGAAAAGATGGTGAAAAAGATTTTGTTAAACGACATAGACCCCGCAATTTTCTCACTTTGGTATTCAATGCTTTATTTTACTGAACAACTATGCGGTAAAATAAGAAAATGTAAAGTAGACATTAATACATACATTGATACAAAAAAGAAATTTAAAACGGTACATAATGTCCTAGAGTTAGGATTTGCCACGCTATTTTTGAATCGTGTCAATCGTTCTGGCATATTAAAAGCAGGACCTATCGGTGGTTACAAGCAAGAGGGAAAGTACAAAATTGATTGCCGTTTTAATAAAGAAAAAATTATTCAAAGTATTCTTAAAATAGCTGAACAAAGAGAAAAAATAGAGATTTTTAATCTTGACGCTTTACATTTTTTAAAAGACATAAAACAAAATTTTTCTCCAGATGAAATTTTTATTTTTTTAGACCCCCCGTATTATCAAAAAGGCAACGAACTTTATATGAATTTTTATAAACACGAAGATCATCAATTTTTGTGCGAATTTTTAACTACAGAATTTAGAGACTATAAATGGATATTAACTTATGATAATTCTCCACAAATTATGGAAATGTATAAAAATAAGGCACCATTCGAATTAATTAATGTTCGATACAGTGCAAACAAAAGTAGAAATGCTATAGAATTATTGTTTTATAACAATATTGTCTTGCCAACAAACAATAAAAGGTCTGCTTGA